A region of Vitis riparia cultivar Riparia Gloire de Montpellier isolate 1030 chromosome 12, EGFV_Vit.rip_1.0, whole genome shotgun sequence DNA encodes the following proteins:
- the LOC117926475 gene encoding uncharacterized protein LOC117926475, producing the protein MYEHFSADYDDVFKAAEFKNLDDVESFGRRFRKVSLQLQDNECNKVVGRMTICASHAFAGDDLCFYDAIVKKVQHKEHSFESGEEECLCNFILNWQHGPNVGNLTSATVENICLIQHTTGIDPKVASFLKKSRDKIEMAYIITQLPKVGMEPKHKEYSHEMYSTSSINLFVAYVIVLPHLCL; encoded by the exons ATGTATGAGCACTTTTCTGCTGACTACGATGATGTCTTCAAGGCTGCTGAATTTAAGAATCTTGACGATGTTGAGAGCTTTGGACGGCGATTCCGAAAGGTGTCCCTACAGCTTCAGGACAATGAGTGCAATAAGGTTGTGGGGCGCATGACAATTTGTGCTTCTCATGCCTTTGCAGGGGATGATCTTTGCTTCTACGACGCCATTGTGAAAAAG GTACAACATAAAGAGCACTCATTTGAGAGTGGAGAGGAGGAATGCTTGTGCAACTTCATTTTAAACTGGCAACATGGTCCCAATGTTGGGAACCTGACATCTGCTACAGTAGAAAACATATGCTTGATCCAACATACTACCGGTATTGATCCGAAGGTGGCCTCTTTCCTGAAGAAatcaagggacaaaattgagatGGCCTACATTATAACTCAACTTCCCAAGGTGGGGATGGAGCCAAAGCACAAGGAATATAGCCATGAGATGTACAGCACTTCATCTATTAATTTGTTTGTAGCATATGTTATTGTCTTGCCTCATCTGTGTTTGTAG
- the LOC117926472 gene encoding indole-3-glycerol phosphate synthase, chloroplastic-like: MEGLFSLRATPRVLVPTVSAPNHKPKFSISGTRMEVQKSKKLSVACVRAQQSESKDGSATVSPLSDSQENALKIKEWEVGRFQDEIAATQGIRIRRRPPTGPPLHYVGPFEFRLQNEGNTPRNILEEIVWNKDKEVSQLKERKPLGMLKKALENAPPNRDFIAALRASNLRTGFPGLIAEVKKASPSRGILREDFDPVEIARAYEKGGAACLSVLTDEKYFKGSFENLELIRNAGVKCPLLCKEFVVDAWQIYYARTKGADAILLIAAVLPDLDIRYMTKICKMLGLTALVEVHDEREMDRVLGIEGIELIGINNRNLATFEVDISNTKKLLEGERGEIIRQKDIIVVGESGLFTPADVAYVQEAGVKAILVGESIVKQKDPRSGITGLFGKDISV, from the exons ATGGAGGGGTTGTTTTCATTGAGAGCAACGCCTAGGGTTTTGGTTCCGACCGTTTCGGCTCCAAATCACAAACCCAAGTTCTCGATTTCAGGGACTCGTATGGAAGTGCAGAAAAGCAAGAAACTTTCTGTTGCCTGTGTTCGTGCTCAGCAG TCTGAATCCAAGGATGGATCCGCCACGGTTTCCCCACTGAGTGATTCACAGGAAAATGCTCTCAAAATTAAGGAGTGGGAAGTGGGGAGGTTCCAAGATGAAATAGCAGCTACCCAGGGTATAAgaatcaggagaagaccaccaACTGGTCCACCATTGCATTATGTGGGCCCTTTTGAGTTTCGGTTACAGAATGAGGGTAACACTCCTCGTAACATTTTGGAAGAAATTGTATGGAACAAGGACAAGGAAGTCTCACAG tTGAAAGAGAGAAAGCCTCTCGGTATGCTGAAGAAAGCTCTTGAGAATGCCCCTCCCAATAGAGATTTCATTGCAGCTCTCAGGGCTTCCAATCTCCGGACTGGGTTTCCTGGTTTAATTGCTGAAGTGAAAAAGGCTTCTCCAAGCAGAGGAATCCTGAGAGAGGATTTTGATCCG GTTGAAATTGCCCGAGCCTATGAGAAAGGTGGAGCAGCTTGTCTTAGTGTTTTGACTGATGAGAAGTATTTTAAG GGAAGCTTTGAAAATCTGGAGTTGATACGAAATGCCGGAGTAAAG TGCCCTCTGCTGTGCAAAGAATTTGTCGTAGATGCATGGCAAATCTACTATGCTCGAACCAAAGGGGCAGATGCAATTCTTCTAATTGCTGCTGTTTTACCTGATCTTGACATCAGATACATGACTAAGATTTGCAAGATGCTTGGGTTGACAGCACTTGTTGAG gtacatgatgagagagaaatggATCGTGTTCTTGGAATAGAAGGGATTGAACTTATTGGCATCAACAACCGTAACCTTG CAACATTTGAGGTTGATATTAGCAACACAAAGAAGCTTCTTGAAGGAGAACGTGGTGAAATAATCCGTCAAAAAGATATAATT GTTGTCGGGGAGTCTGGGCTGTTTACTCCTGCAGATGTTGCTTATGTACAAGAAGCTGGTGTTAAAGCA ATTTTGGTCGGGGAATCGATTGTCAAACAGAAGGACCCCAGGAGTGGCATAACTGGACTTTTCGGTAAAGATATCTCTGTATGA
- the LOC117926469 gene encoding uncharacterized protein LOC117926469: MASSNPSSVVAPPPSKFEFQADDGAWYNVLLELNGDALTVNYCLLSSDDHEVFKPTHFTTLDDLESFARRFRPSSLQLQDDECQKVVPCMRVLAACRSGYDDVRFYEAIIEEVERQDHTFENGIEVCCCNFLLHWLHGPSAGNLTCCRAADVCLLQFTADTDPKVDSFLERSMEIIGKTSFCPASTSRHDAAAGAGDTGQSRIHFLNPGVSPLCEQRLKETRYLQQCENKGGSFEGRISNLHKVIDDKYLVGSSFMRNIEEIGNLGNALNSMEELFGQYVIVIENLEEELSSANIAGFIREKIHISPEVYIYQSLLLQSYTWAVVMGNDKEELKKLRDFLCDPNQIIISSRGRPWVITDKVPRLGTLTRLLLPRSGNRNIRRGIGLKIVHSSSDEYQRAKQLRDSFMEFKNSQEKMKNHLALEEENSELFGSAASCKLQVKD; the protein is encoded by the exons ATGGCCTCCTCAAACCCTAGCTCCGTTGTTGCTCCACCTCCCTCCAAATTCGAATTCCAGGCCGACGACGGTGCCTGGTACAACGTGCTGTTGGAGCTTAACGGTGACGCTCTCACCGTCAACTACTGCCTCTTATCCTCCGACGACCACGAAGTCTTCAAGCCCACTCACTTCACGACTCTTGACGACCTCGAAAGTTTCGCGCGGCGGTTTCGCCCGTCGTCTCTGCAGCTTCAGGACGACGAGTGTCAGAAGGTTGTGCCATGCATGAGGGTTTTAGCTGCTTGTCGCTCGGGATACGATGATGTCCGATTCTACGAGGCCATCATCGAAGAG GTGGAGCGTCAAGATCACACATTTGAAAATGGAATAGAGGTATGCTGCTGCAACTTTTTGCTTCACTGGCTGCATGGTCCCAGTGCAGGGAATTTGACATGTTGCAGAGCTGCAGACGTTTGCCTCCTCCAATTTACTGCAGACACTGATCCAAAAGTGGATTCTTTCCTGGAGAGGTCAATGGAGATAATTGGAAAGACCTCATTTTGTCCTGCTTCAACTTCTAGACATGATGCTGCAGCAGGTGCAGGTGATACAGGTCAAAGTAGAATCCATTTCTTGAATCCGGGTGTGTCACCGCTTTGTGAACAGAGACTCAAG GAAACTCGTTATTTGCAGCAGTGTGAAAACAAGGGAGGTTCTTTTGAAG GGAGGATTAGCAATCTTCACAAAGTGATTGATGATAAATATCTGGTGGGGAGTTCTTTTATGAGAAATATCGAAGAAATTGGCAATCTCGGGAATGCTCTCAATAGCATGGAAGAACTTTTTGGACAATATGTTAtagtaattgaaaatttggaggAAGAATTATCGTCAGCAAATATTGCAGGCTTCATACgtgaaaaaatacatatatcacCTGAAGTGTACATTTATCAGAGTTTGTTATTACAGTCGTATACATGGGCAGTTGTCATGGGAAATGACAAAGAAGAACTTAAGAAGTTAAGGGATTTTTTGTGTGATCCTAATCAAATCATTATATCCTCAAGAGGAAG GCCATGGGTGATAACTGATAAAGTACCAAGATTGGGAACATTGACCAGGCTCTTGCTACCAAGATCTGGG AATAGAAATATTAGAAGAGGCATTGGGTTAAAGATTGTCCATTCGAGTAGTGATGAATACCAGAGAGCTAAGCAGCTCAGGGATTCATTCATGGAATTCAAAAACAGtcaagagaaaatgaaaaatcaccTAGCTTTGGAGGAAGAAAATTCTGAGCTGTTTGGCTCAGCTGCGAGCTGCAAGCTGCAAGTGAAAGATTAA